CCCGTTACGGTCGGCGTGCCTCCGTGCAGGCTGAGCCAGATCGCGTCCGCCACCGGGTAGAACGCGACCGCCAGCACGATCACGAACACCGGCAGCACCATGAGGTAGGCCGTCCTGCGCTCGGGGTTGCCGAACTCCTCCTTCAGCCATCCTCCGCCGCGTCTTCGCGGCTTGGCTGCGGTGGTCACCCGCTACTCCTTTCCCTGAAGCTCAGGCGTTCTTGCCCTGCTTGATGATCTGGGTGAGCTGCTTCTGCAGCGTGTCCGCCGCCTGCTTGGGGCTCTCCGTCCCCTTGAGCGAGTCGTTGAACTGCTCCTGCATCTTCAGCGACATGTCAGAGTAGTACGGCGAGACCGGCCGCGGATGGGTGTGGCTGATCGCGGCCGAGTTCCGCATCGTCGGAACCTTGTTCAAAAGCTCCTTGTCTTTGTAGAGAGCGCTGAGCGTCGGCAGATAACCACCCTTGATCGCGAACTTCTTCTCGTTCTCGGGCGAGGTCATGAACTGGATGAACTTGTAGGCGGCATCCTGCTTCGTCTTGTCCGAGAGAGCGCTTATGTAGAAGTTCCAACCCCCCAGGGTGCTCGACGTCTCGTTGTTCCCCGAGACCGGTATCGGGGCGAGCCCGATCTGGCTCGGCTTCATCTTGTACTGCGAGGCGAGCCCGTACATGTACGGCCAGTTGCGGGCGAAGACGGCCTTGCCCCCGAGGAAGACCGGCTCGGTCTGCGGCTCCTGGTAGGTCGCGACGGCCTGCGGCGCCACCCCGCTGGTGACCATGCTCCGCTCGGTGGCGATTCCCTGGATCGCCGGCGGCTGCCCGACCACCACCGTGTTGGTGTTGTAGTCCTTCAGGACGTTGCCCCCGTTGGTCCAGATGTACTCCATCGCATCGCAGACCCCGCCCTCGTACTTGTCCCCCTGGAAGACGAAGCCGTTCTGGATGCCCTGCTCCTTGGTTATCTTCTTGGCCATCGACTTCAACTCGTCCCAGGTCTTGGGCGGGTTCTTGTAGCCGCTCTTGGCCAGAAGGTCCTTGCGGTAGTAGAGCATCCCCGCGTCGGTGAACCAAGGCACGCCCCAGATCTTGCCCTGCCAGGTCATCGACTGTATCGGCCCGGGCAAAAACTTCTTCTGGTCGCTCTCGGTGAAGCGGTCGGAGAGGTCCACGATCCAGCCGTTCGCCGCCAGCTGCGCCGGCCAGATCACGTCCCCCGCGATCAGATCGATGTTCGTCTTCTGCGCCTGGAACTCGGTCTGGATCTGGTTGAAATACTGCCCCGTGTCCGAAGGCATGTGGCGCCAGGTCACCTTGATCTTGCCGCCGTTCTGCTTGTTGAACTCCTTGATGAGCTGCGCCAGCGTCCCCGAAGCCTCCCGGCCGAACGCCACGGTGATGTTCACCGGCCCGCCGCTGCCGGAGCCGCCGCTGCTGCTCCCCCCTCCACAGCCCGCCGCCCCGAGC
The nucleotide sequence above comes from Rubrobacter naiadicus. Encoded proteins:
- a CDS encoding ABC transporter substrate-binding protein, with the protein product LGAAGCGGGSSSGGSGSGGPVNITVAFGREASGTLAQLIKEFNKQNGGKIKVTWRHMPSDTGQYFNQIQTEFQAQKTNIDLIAGDVIWPAQLAANGWIVDLSDRFTESDQKKFLPGPIQSMTWQGKIWGVPWFTDAGMLYYRKDLLAKSGYKNPPKTWDELKSMAKKITKEQGIQNGFVFQGDKYEGGVCDAMEYIWTNGGNVLKDYNTNTVVVGQPPAIQGIATERSMVTSGVAPQAVATYQEPQTEPVFLGGKAVFARNWPYMYGLASQYKMKPSQIGLAPIPVSGNNETSSTLGGWNFYISALSDKTKQDAAYKFIQFMTSPENEKKFAIKGGYLPTLSALYKDKELLNKVPTMRNSAAISHTHPRPVSPYYSDMSLKMQEQFNDSLKGTESPKQAADTLQKQLTQIIKQGKNA